A stretch of DNA from Halorubrum sp. BOL3-1:
TTGTTGCAAGAATTCTGTGGTCTGGATTTTCTTTCACATCGAACGAATGTTCCTTGTTCACCCGTTCGAGATAGATGACGCCCGGCTCGCCGTTCTCGTGGGCGCCCTCGATCATGTCGTCCCACAGCTCTTGGGCCGGGAGCGAGAGTACCTCCCCGACCTCGACGTGTTCACCGAGGCCGAACATGTCGTAGATCTCCTTCGTCTCGGGGGTCGCGATGTGCGGCTCCCCGGTGCGCGGGTTGGTGAAGGTGAATTCCTCGTCGTCTTCGAGCGCCTCCATGAAGTCGTCGGTGACGCCGACGCTGATGTTGAAGTTCGAGAGGTGGCCCTCAACCGCGTTCCGGAGGTGTTCGGGCACCTTCCCGTCGTCGTCGATGAGGTCGCGGGCCTCCTCTAAGGCGTCCGCGAAGGAGTTGTGCGTGAAGTCGTCGGGGTCGTTCAGCCGCAGGGAGTGGGCCAGCGAGACATCCTTGTTCTTCGCGTGGATGAACTGGATCACGTCCGGGTGCGAGACGCGCATGACGCCCATCTGGGCGCCGCGGCGCGCGCCGCCCTGCGCGATCGTCTCGCACATCTGGTCGAACGTCCGCATGAACGTGATCGGCCCGGAGGCGATGCCGCCGGTCGAGCCGACGGAGTCGCCGTACGGGCGGAGCTTCCAGAACGCGTACCCCATGCCGCCGCCGGACTGGAACACCTCGGCCGCCTCCTTTGCGGTCTGGTGGATGTCCGTGATGTCGTCCTCGGGGGAGTCGACGAAGCAGGCGGAGAGCTGCTGGAGCTCGTCGCCCGCGTTCATCAGCGTCGGGGAGTTCGGCATGAAGGAGAGCCGCTCCATCCCGTCGCGGAACGTCTCGGCGGTCGCCTCGACGTGGTCGCGCACTCCGTCGGGCAGCTCGGGGACGACGGTCTCGTACGCGAACTTGTTGACGTTGTGGGCCGTGAGCGTCGTCTCCGCGTCGTCCTCGGCCGCGATCCCCGCGCCGAAGACCTCCTCGGCGAGCTCGTCGCGGCGGGGATGGCCGGGCTTCAGCTGGTCGGGCGTGACGGTGACCTCGACGTCCCGCTTTTCGGCCTCGAAGACCGCCTCCGCGAGCGCGACGTTGCGTGCGACGCGGTCGAACAGCTCTTCGGGGTCTTCGATCGGCTCCCCGTCCGCGTCCTTCCGGAGGTAGCGCGCGGGCAGGATGTTGTGGTACGCGTTGCCCGTGAGGCGGTCCTCCATCGTGTCGCCCGTGGTGCGTTTGATCGGCAGTTCGACTACGTCGGCGGTGACGTCGTCGCTGCTCATTCGACGGTCACCCGGTCGGATTGGCGTGGAATATGGATCATCTGTAGTGTTGGTGTACTGGCGAGGCGGGCCCTTGTACGTTCGGATGTCCTGACCCGATCGGCTCGATATATCCGATTCGATATGTAACGTTCGTGCGGCGCGTCTGACGCTAACTACGGTACGTCGACAAGAACGGTCTTCGGACATATAAGCATAGGCAGACCGGAGTGAAACTGGTACTCAGCAGAAAAAACCGCGGTACGAAAGCAGTTTCCCACCGGAATTGAAGGGGGCTAATCGGCGCCTTTCTCCGCGTCCGGAGCGGGTATCGTCGGCTTCGCGGCCGCTACGCTGACGAGCGCTCCTCCGAGTTCGGCGCGGTTTTCCGCAGACCTATCAGAATACATAATCTTTCTGTCCTCGTCCCACAAGCTTATGCCCGGCGTCGCCGTGACCCTGGGTATGACAGCCTCCTCACTCGCGCTCGCGGGACTCGCCGCGCCGGCACAGGCCGCGCTGCTCGGCAGTCAGGTCGGGCAGCTGCTCGTCGCCTTGGTCGTCGTCGCCCTCGTCATCGTCGTCGGCAAGTTCGTGTTGAAACTCGCGTGGCGCCTCATTACGATCGGCATCGTCGTCGTCGCCGCCTTCTACCTGCTGTCGACGCTCGGACTGGTCTGAAAAACGCGGTCGCGAAGCCGAGACAGACGCGCTGGTCCGGCCGACACGCGGGGAGAGGACGCGTCCTCTACTGGAACGCGGCGGGCTCGCTTTCGGTGCGGTCCACGTCCGACCGCTTGAATTGCTTTTCCATCTCCTCGTATTGCTCCCGCGTCTCGGGGGTGACGCTCGGGCTCACCTCACCCAAGGCGTCCTCGAAGTGTGCCATCGTCACGCGGACGTTACCGACGGACTCTCTCACCTCCTCGGGCGTGACGCTACCGACAAACTCCCGGGAGGCGTTCATCGACGCCTCGCGGGCGACCGCCTCGATGTCGGCGCCCACGTAACCCTCGGTCTTCCGGGCAAGGGCGTCGAGGTCGATGTCGTCGGCCAGCGGCTTGTTTTGCGTGTGGACCTCGAAGATCCGGCGTCGGGCCGCCTCGTCGGGGACGGGCACGTGGACGTGCCGGTCCAGGCGCCCGGGGCGCAACAGTGCCGAGTCGATGAGGTCCGGGCGGTTCGTCGTCGCGATGACGACGACGTCTTCGAGCGATTCGAGGCCGTCAAGCTCTGTCAGCAGCTGTGAGACCACGCGTTCTCCGACGCCGGAGTTGCCGGAGTTCTCGCCGCGCTCGGCCGCGATCGAGTCGATCTCGTCGAAGAACACGATCGTCGGCGCGTTCTCGCGGGCCTTGCTGAACACCTCGCGGACGCCCTTCTCGGACTCGCCCACGTACTTGTTCAGCAGCTCCGGTCCCTTGATCGAAATGAAGTTCGACTCGCTCTCGCTGGCGACGGCCTTCGCGAGCAGGGTCTTCCCCGTACCCGGCGGGCCGTACAGCAGGACGCCCTTCGCGGCCTGCATGTCGAGCTCCTCGAACACCTCGGGGTACTCCAGCGGCCACTGGATCGTCTCGCGGAGCCGCTCTTTGGTGTCGTTGAGACCGCCGACGTTGTCCCAGGTGGTGTCGGGGACCTCGACGAACACCTCCCGCAGCGCGGAGGGTTCGATCCCCTTCATCGCCTCTCTAAAGTCCGCCTCGGTCACCTGGATCTCGTTGAGCACGTCGGCGTCGATCTCGTCGCTCTCGAGGTCGATCTGCGGGCGGATGCGTCGCAGCGCGTGCATCGCGGACTCCTTCGCGAGCGACTCCAGGTCGGCCCCGACGAAGCCGTGCGTGTTCTCGGCGTACTCGTCCAAGTCGATCCCGTCGGTCAGCGGCATGTTCCGGGTGTGGACCTGGAGGATCTCCTTGCGGCCGTCGCGGTCGGGGACGCCGACCTCGATCTCGCGGTCGAAGCGGCCGCCCCGACGGAGCGCCTGGTCGATGGCGTCGACGCGGTTCGTCGCCCCGATGACGACGACCTCGCCGCGGTCTTCCAGCCCGTCCATCAGCGAGAGGAGCTGGGCCACGACGCGTCGTTCGACATCGCCGCCTGCCTCCTCCCGTTTCGGCGCGATGGAGTCCAGCTCGTCCATGAAGATGATGGCGGGCGACTCCTCGGACGCCTCCTCGAACACCTCGCGGAGCTGCTCTTCGCTCTCGCCGTAGTACTTCGACATGATCTCCGGCCCGGAGATCGTGTGGAAGCTCGCGTCGATCTCGTTGGCGACGGCCTTCGCCATCAGCGTCTTCCCCGTGCCCGGCGGGCCGTGAAGCAGGACGCCCTTCGGCGGGTCGATACCGAGGCGCTTGAACAGCTCCGGGTGCCGCATCGGCAGCTCGATCATCTCGCGGACCTGTTCGAGCTCGCCGTCGAGACCGCCGATGTCCTCGTAGGTGATGTCCGGCCCCTCGCCGGTCCCGCCCGCGGCGTCGCCGCGGTCCGCGATCTCCTCGGCGGAGATCTCGGAGATGCTGATCTCCGTCTCGTCGGTGATGACGACCGTGCCGCCGGGGCTGGTCTCGGCGACCTTCATCGGGACCGCCTGCGACTGGCCGCCCATCAGCCCGAAGCCGAGCGACGTGCGGATCGTCTGTCCCTCGGTCACCGGCTGTCCGGAGAGCTTGTCGCGGATGAACGGGGCGATCTGTCCCCGCACCCGCAGCTGGCTGGGGAAAGCGATCGTGACCGCGTCCGCCCGCGAGACATCGACGTCCTCGACGGTCACGCGGTCGTCGATCCCCACGTCGGCCTCCTGTCGGAGGCGGCCGTCGATGCGGATCACCCCCGTCCCGTCGTCCTCTGGGTAGCCGGGCCAGACGCGGGCGATCGCGGCCCCGTCCGAGCCCTCGACGCGGATGATGTCCCCGCCGGAGAGCCCTAACTCGTCGGCCGCGACGCGGTCGATCGCCGCGAGGCGGCGACCGGCGTCCTTCTGTTTCAGCGGCTTGACGGTGAGCTTCATCGCTCGCCCTCCACGGTGAGCACACCGTTGTTCACGGCCGTGGATGCCGCCGTTCCGGGCAGCTCGAACTCCGACTCGACCGGTCCGTCCGGTCCCTCGACGACGACGATCGCCGTCCCGCCGACGGTGTCGATCGCGACGGTCTCGTCGCCGACGCCCAAGTCGGCGGCGACGATCCAACTGTCGTCGTACTCGTACCGGCGCAACAGCGCGCCGTCGCCGGTCGATTGGGTCTGTCTGTGGCTCATCCTAACTACGAGTTAGTCACAGAAATATTTAAACTCATCGCAAAAAATCGCATGACGTGAGTGTTTTTAGGCGTATCGGTAGTGTAGCGGTTCGGACCGATCGTTCCGCCTTCCGTCCCCCGTCTTCGACTGCGAGTCGGTCCCCTCCGGCGTTTATACCCCTCGGGGTCGAACCGGTCCGACATGGAACGGGTCACCCACGACGGCCGCGAGACGGCGTACCGCCGCTTCGACCGCGGCGGCGACGGGCCGACGGTCTGTTTCGTTCACGGCAGCGGCGGCACGAGGGACGTCTGGAAGTCGCAGGCGCGGCTCGCGGACCGGTTCCCGGGCGTCGCCGTCGACCTCTCCGGACACGGGGACAGCGACGACGTCGCGACGCCCGCGGGTCCCGAGACGCTCGACGCGTACGCCGACGACGTCGTCGCGGTCGCCGAGGCGACGGACGCGACCGTGATCTGCGGCAACTCGCTCGGCGGCGCGGTCGCGCTGCGGGTCGCCTTGGAGCGCGACCTCGCGCTTGACGGTCTCGTTCTCGCGGGCACGGGCGCGAAGCTCGCGGTGACCGACCCCCTCCGCGACGTACTCGCGAGCGACTTCGACCGGGCTGTCTCGCTGCTTCACGGGTCAGACCGCCTCTTCCACGACGCGCCCGCCGAGTACGTCGAACTCTCGAAGGCGTCGATGCGGGCGTCCGGGCGCGAGGTCACCGAACGCGACTTCCTGACCTGCCACCGCTTCGACGTCCGAGAGCGCCTCGACGAGGTCGGCGTCCCGGCGCTCGGGATCGTCGGGAAGCACGACGAACTCACCCCGCCGGCGTACCACGAGTACCTCGCCGATCGGATCCCGGACGGGGAGTGGACCGAACTCCCCGACGCCGCCCACCTCGCGATGCTCGAACGGCCGGCCGCGTTCAACGGGGCGCTCTCCGGGTTCCTCAACGGGCTGTAGGCGGCGACCGGACGTCCGTGCGAATCGCGGCGGCGGTGCGCGTGTCGACCGCGGCGACTGTACGGAGCGGCGGCCGCGCAGTACCCTTTTAAATCGCTCTCGCGTCGCGAGGGCCATGGTGGACAGCGACGAACGAGACGGGGGCGAGCGGACGGGTCAAGCGATCACGTCGACTCCGCACGTGGCTCTGACGAGCCGGACATCGACGACCTGCCCGCGAAGCTCGACGCGCTCAGCGACACCGTCGACGCGGCCCACGAGCGCGAGGGGGTGCGCCAGACGACCTCGCTCGTCGATCGCATACCCGGAAGCACCGCGTTCGCGGAGCGGATCACCAAGTACACCTCCCGCGACATGGCCGAGTCGTTCGTGGGGGCGGTGCTGTTCGCGCTGCCGCTGCTCGTCGAGGGCGGGGTCTTCGAGATCGCGGCGTGGTTCGCGGCGACCACCGTCGCCGGGGTCCCGATCCTCCTTTCGGGTCACGTCGGGTTCATACTCCTCGCGACCGCGGGACTCCTCTACTACGCCGATTTCCGGCAGATCGCGGTCCACCACCCGATCCTCGGGTTCATTCCTCGCCGGTACGCCGGCGTCCTCCTCGTGTCGCTCACCACGTCGACGGTCATGCTGCTGTTCTGGGGACGGCTCCACGAGGGCGACCCGACCGCGCTCGAACAGGTGGGGCGGATCGCCGTCGTCTGGGCCGCGGCCGCGTTCGGCGCCGGACTCGGCGACATCCTCCCCGGCGAGTCGCAGGGAGAAGATATCGGGCCCTTCGACCTCGACCCGTTCGACGGCGACCCGAAACGCGGTGATCGGGCGCCTCGCGACCGGAAGCGAACGGACTAATCCGCATCGAGTGTCCGGCCTTTCCACACCTTTTTCGTCGCGGCGACCCTATCTCATTCCATGCCAGCTCTACGCGACGCGCTCCGGGACCTCCCGGACGCGGTGTTTGCGGACCTACTCGAATCCGACGAGGGGTACGTCCTCGTCGTCGACCTCCCGGGCGCGACCGCCGAGACCACCGAGGTGCTCATCGAGGACGGGCGCATCGAGATAGAGGGACGCCGCGAGAAGTCGGTTCCCGAGGGGTTCGAGTACGTCCGGGAGGACCGGCCGCTGTTCCTCGACGCGGAACTCCCCCTCCCGAGCGACGCCGACGGCGCGGGCGCGGACGCCGAGGTCGACCGCGGCGTCCTCGAAATCGCGCTCCCGAAGCGGGAGCGCGACGTCTCTCGGACCATCCCCGTCGACGACGCGGACGACGAGGGCGCCGCCTGACGGGTGGTCACGCTGGTCAACCTTCGCGCCTACTGGCGGTTCGTCGTCGTCCTGCGGCAGTTCTCGCCGCTCATCGTCGCCTACTGGCGTGACAGCCGGCGCTACTTCCTGTTCGGCGGGAGCCGCGAGGTCGACGCCGAGACGCAGCGCGAGCGCGCCGCGATACTGCTCGACATCCTGCTCACGCTCGGCCCGACGTTCATCAAGCTCGGACAGATTCTCTCGACGCGCCCCGACATCCTCCCACCGGCGTACATCGAGGTCTTGGAGGGACTCCAAGACGACGTCCCGCCGGCGCCGTGGGCGGAGTCCCGGGTCGTCCTCGAAGACGAGTTCGGCCCGGTCGACGAGACGTTCGACGAGTTCGACCGCGACCCGATAAGCGGCGCGAGCCTCGGCCAGGTGTACACGGCGACCTACGAGGGCGACGACGTCGCCGTGAAGGTCCGACGGCCCGGGATCGAGTCGCTCGTCGAGGCCGACCTCCGGACGATCCGCTGGTCGATCCCGCTCATCAAGCGGTTCACCGGCGCCGGCCGAGCGTTCTCCCTGGAGAACCTCGCAGACGAGTTCGACAAGACGATCCACGAGGAGATGGACTACGCCCGCGAGCGGACGATGCTCGAAGAGATCCGCGGCAACTTCGCCGACGAAGACCGGATCCGGATCCCGGAGACGTACGAGTCCGTCTCGGGGCCCCGAGTACTCACGATGGAGTACATCCCGGGCACGAAGATCAGCGAGGTCGACGCGCTCGATGAGGCGGGACACGACCGTACCGCCATCGCGGAGACGCTACAAGAGGTGTACCTCCAGATGATCATCGAGGACGGCGTGTTCCACGCCGACCCGCATCCGGGAAACCTCGCGGTCGCGGACGACGGTGCCGTGATCTTCTACGACTTCGGGATGGCGGGCCGGGTCGACCCGTTCGTCCAAGAGAAGATAGTCGAGTTCTACGTCGCGGTCGCCAGACAGGACATCGACGCAATCCTCGACACGCTGGTCTCGATGGGGACGCTCTCGCCGGAGGCCGACCGCGAGGTGATGGGCAACGTGATGGAACTCGCCATCGCCGACGCCAGCGGCGAGGACATCGAACAGTACCAGGTGAACCAGATCATCGAGCAGGTGGAGTCGACCATCTACGAGTTTCCGCTGCGGCTCCCGCCGAACCTCGCGCTCGTCCTCCGGGTCGCCACCGTCGTCGAGGGGGTCTGCGTCACGCTCGACCCAGAGTTCGACTTCATCTCGACGGCGACCGACTACCTCCGCGAGGAGGGGTACTACGAGCAGACCGCCCGCGACCTCGCGGAAGACGCCGGCAGACAGGTCCAGAAGACCACCGAGGCGCTGTTCACGGTCCCGCCGAAGGCCGACGAGTTCCTCGACCGCGCCAACCGCGACGACCTCACGGTCAACGTCGTGCTGGAGGACGATACCGGCGTCTTAGAGAAGCTGGCGATGCGGATCGCCTACTCGGTGCTGCTCGCGGTCGGCGTCCTCTCGGCGACGATCCTCTACTCGTTCACGCAGCAGTGGCGGATCACCTTGGCCATCCTCGCTGTGTCCGCGCCGCTCGCGATCGCCTTGTATCGGTCGTTCCGCGACAAGAGCGGGCTCCGGGCCACGCCGCAGTTCACCAGACAGGGCATGAAAAAGCGACGCGAGGACTGACTCAGTCCTCTGCGTCCGCCCCTTCGACCGGTCGGCAGACCCACGCGTCCCCCGCGTCCTCGACCGCGTAGCCGCGCGCCGCCAACCACTCTCGGAGTCCGACCGGGCCGTCGCGTTCGGTCGGGTCGTCGCGTTCGGCGGTCGCAGCCTCTCTCCCCTCCGGCTCCGCCTCGTGAACCTCGACGACGAGCAGCGGGCGATACGCCTCGATCGTCGCCGCCGCGCCCCGGAGGACCGCCGCCTCGTGGCCCTCAACGTCCACCTTGACCGCGTCCGGCGGCGGGAGGGGGTCGTCTCCGTCCGGACTCGGGCCCCCGACACCCTCGACGAGGTCGTCGAGCCGCCGGACCGGGACCGACTCCGTGCCCGCGACGCTCGCGCCCCACCTGGTCGCGGAGTCGCGGTCGAACGCGGAGCACTTCGAGAACGTCGACCGGTAGAAGGTCAGCGTCGCGTTCGCGTCTCCGAGCCCCGCCCGTCTGAGATCGATCCGGTCCCCGACCTCGTTCCGCTCGGCGTTCCGCGCCAACCGGTCAGCGCTCTCGCCGTTGGGTTCGAACGCGACCACCCGACGGTCGGTCCCGCGCGCCAGCGGGACCGCGTGTTCACCGACGTGCGCGCCCGCATCGACGACCACTGCGTCGCCCGGGAGGCGGTCGAGCGCGGCGAGTCCGGGGTCGTCGCCGTGGGGGTTCGTCGGCTCGTAGCTCCAGTAGGTCCCGGCGACCGTCCGCTTCGGGGTCGCGACGCCGAGCGCGTACGTCAGGTCGACGAGTCGGTACAACGTCCGGAAGCCGAGTCGTTCGACTCGTGCGTACGGTAGCGACGGGAGTCCGGTCATCGCGGTCGCCTCGGCGTCACCCCCCGATAACCTGGATCGGGACCAGGAGGAAACAGAGCGCGCCGACGGCGAACGTGGCGACGCCGACCGCGAGCCGCGGCAGCCCCAATCCTTCCTCGTCGGTCGGATCCGCCGGGCCGTTGAACGCGATGACCGCCGAGAACACCCCCCAGAACGCCCACAGCCCGACGGACTCGTTCAGGCCGAGACCCCGCCAGAAGTGGAGGTACGCGGCGATCCCGAACAGCGCGCCGGGGACGAGCGCCGCCACCGTCTCCTGGCGGGAACCGAGCATCGCCCGCACCATATGGCCGCCGTCGAGCTGGCCGACCGGCAGGAGGTTCAGGAGCGTAAAGAACATCCCCACCCACCCGCCGATCACGACTGGATGGGCGGTGACCCGCGGGTCCCCGTAGCTCGTCGGCTGGCCGAGCGCGCCGGCGATGAGGTCCAAGAGCGGCGGGTTGTTGAATCGGATCATCGCCCCCGAGGCGTTCGCGAGCTCCGCCGGCACCCGGATCGGGTCGAGCGAGAGTCC
This window harbors:
- a CDS encoding Hsp20/alpha crystallin family protein, whose product is MPALRDALRDLPDAVFADLLESDEGYVLVVDLPGATAETTEVLIEDGRIEIEGRREKSVPEGFEYVREDRPLFLDAELPLPSDADGAGADAEVDRGVLEIALPKRERDVSRTIPVDDADDEGAA
- a CDS encoding alpha/beta fold hydrolase → MERVTHDGRETAYRRFDRGGDGPTVCFVHGSGGTRDVWKSQARLADRFPGVAVDLSGHGDSDDVATPAGPETLDAYADDVVAVAEATDATVICGNSLGGAVALRVALERDLALDGLVLAGTGAKLAVTDPLRDVLASDFDRAVSLLHGSDRLFHDAPAEYVELSKASMRASGREVTERDFLTCHRFDVRERLDEVGVPALGIVGKHDELTPPAYHEYLADRIPDGEWTELPDAAHLAMLERPAAFNGALSGFLNGL
- a CDS encoding Hsp20/alpha crystallin family protein, which codes for MSHRQTQSTGDGALLRRYEYDDSWIVAADLGVGDETVAIDTVGGTAIVVVEGPDGPVESEFELPGTAASTAVNNGVLTVEGER
- a CDS encoding FkbM family methyltransferase, which gives rise to MTGLPSLPYARVERLGFRTLYRLVDLTYALGVATPKRTVAGTYWSYEPTNPHGDDPGLAALDRLPGDAVVVDAGAHVGEHAVPLARGTDRRVVAFEPNGESADRLARNAERNEVGDRIDLRRAGLGDANATLTFYRSTFSKCSAFDRDSATRWGASVAGTESVPVRRLDDLVEGVGGPSPDGDDPLPPPDAVKVDVEGHEAAVLRGAAATIEAYRPLLVVEVHEAEPEGREAATAERDDPTERDGPVGLREWLAARGYAVEDAGDAWVCRPVEGADAED
- a CDS encoding CDC48 family AAA ATPase; this encodes MKLTVKPLKQKDAGRRLAAIDRVAADELGLSGGDIIRVEGSDGAAIARVWPGYPEDDGTGVIRIDGRLRQEADVGIDDRVTVEDVDVSRADAVTIAFPSQLRVRGQIAPFIRDKLSGQPVTEGQTIRTSLGFGLMGGQSQAVPMKVAETSPGGTVVITDETEISISEISAEEIADRGDAAGGTGEGPDITYEDIGGLDGELEQVREMIELPMRHPELFKRLGIDPPKGVLLHGPPGTGKTLMAKAVANEIDASFHTISGPEIMSKYYGESEEQLREVFEEASEESPAIIFMDELDSIAPKREEAGGDVERRVVAQLLSLMDGLEDRGEVVVIGATNRVDAIDQALRRGGRFDREIEVGVPDRDGRKEILQVHTRNMPLTDGIDLDEYAENTHGFVGADLESLAKESAMHALRRIRPQIDLESDEIDADVLNEIQVTEADFREAMKGIEPSALREVFVEVPDTTWDNVGGLNDTKERLRETIQWPLEYPEVFEELDMQAAKGVLLYGPPGTGKTLLAKAVASESESNFISIKGPELLNKYVGESEKGVREVFSKARENAPTIVFFDEIDSIAAERGENSGNSGVGERVVSQLLTELDGLESLEDVVVIATTNRPDLIDSALLRPGRLDRHVHVPVPDEAARRRIFEVHTQNKPLADDIDLDALARKTEGYVGADIEAVAREASMNASREFVGSVTPEEVRESVGNVRVTMAHFEDALGEVSPSVTPETREQYEEMEKQFKRSDVDRTESEPAAFQ
- a CDS encoding AarF/ABC1/UbiB kinase family protein — translated: MVTLVNLRAYWRFVVVLRQFSPLIVAYWRDSRRYFLFGGSREVDAETQRERAAILLDILLTLGPTFIKLGQILSTRPDILPPAYIEVLEGLQDDVPPAPWAESRVVLEDEFGPVDETFDEFDRDPISGASLGQVYTATYEGDDVAVKVRRPGIESLVEADLRTIRWSIPLIKRFTGAGRAFSLENLADEFDKTIHEEMDYARERTMLEEIRGNFADEDRIRIPETYESVSGPRVLTMEYIPGTKISEVDALDEAGHDRTAIAETLQEVYLQMIIEDGVFHADPHPGNLAVADDGAVIFYDFGMAGRVDPFVQEKIVEFYVAVARQDIDAILDTLVSMGTLSPEADREVMGNVMELAIADASGEDIEQYQVNQIIEQVESTIYEFPLRLPPNLALVLRVATVVEGVCVTLDPEFDFISTATDYLREEGYYEQTARDLAEDAGRQVQKTTEALFTVPPKADEFLDRANRDDLTVNVVLEDDTGVLEKLAMRIAYSVLLAVGVLSATILYSFTQQWRITLAILAVSAPLAIALYRSFRDKSGLRATPQFTRQGMKKRRED